A window of the Ananas comosus cultivar F153 unplaced genomic scaffold, ASM154086v1, whole genome shotgun sequence genome harbors these coding sequences:
- the LOC109704198 gene encoding uncharacterized protein LOC109704198 has translation MEGMATAAVPVARRPAPANVATGSGTSNLEDVAAAVERKRALAALMMFQKFDPPVFDGEKVEPWMIESWVDSMETLFEDLYTLERDKVHLATRYLERTAKVWWKRLKQDRSPDLPPLTWEEFWGLLYAKYFPDSEKKKLQEQFRKLKQGNRSIGEYEREFSHIIDCVPEVVRDDRDQADWFKRGLQSDIYKVVHALKLTTFTEVLDRALWVEQGNTHIREEREANEKDGGKKLAQGGSGAQSKSRKPPKYPRT, from the coding sequence ATGGAGGGCATGGCCACGGCGGCCGTGCCAGTTGCGAGGAGACCCGCGCCGGCAAATGTGGCTACTGGTTCGGGGACTTCAAACCTTGAAGATGTGGCGGCGGCAGTGGAGAGGAAGCGCGCACTTGCAGCTCTCATGATGTTTCAAAAGTTTGATCCGCCAGTGTTCGATGGGGAAAAGGTCGAACCTTGGATGATCGAGTCATGGGTGGACTCGATGGAAACCTTGTTTGAGGACCTCTATACgctggagagggacaaggtgcaTCTAGCAACACGTTACCTAGAGCGgacggcgaaggtgtggtggaaacgaCTCAAGCAAGATCGGTCTCCCGACCTTCCGCCGTTGACGTGGGAAGAATTCTGGGGATTGTTGTATGCCAAGTACTTCCCCGAtagtgagaagaagaagctccagGAGCAGTTCAGAAAGTTGAAACAGGGTAACCGCTCTATTGgagagtacgagcgggagttctcgcATATTATCGACTGCGTCCCCGAGGTAGTGCGAGATGACCGAGATCAAGCCGATTGGTTCAAGCGAGGGCTCCAGTCCGACATCTATAAGGTGGTACATGCCCTTAAGCTCACTACCTTTACGGAGGTGCTCGACCGAGCGTTATGGGTGGAGCAAGGAAACACTCACATCCGGGAGGAGCGAGAGGCAAACGAAAAGGACGGTGGCAAGAAGTTGGCTCAAGGCGGTTCGGGAGCTCAATCAAAGTCgaggaagcccccgaagtatccgcgaaCCTAG